The DNA sequence GTCTTTTGCGGGCTCCTCCTTGGCCGCGACGGCTATACTGGGCGTCACCGTGGTCCTTCCTTGCGAAAACGGCTGAGGTTGAGAGACGTCGAGGTTGGTTTGGACCGCGATGCTGAGGTTGCCATGGAGAATGGTTGCCGGGCGGATGCGGATATCTTGTCCCGCGGTGATGGTGCCTGTGCGCTCATTGATGATGATGCGAGACGGGCGGTCCGCTTCCAGCGTGAGACCCTCCACTTCGGCCACAAACTCAACAGGTTTCCTCACCCAGTCAGGGGGGATGGCCACCGAGACCACGCCAGCGCTTTCGCACTGCGCCGTGCCGTCTCCGAACTTCTTGTTGACGACGGCGGCCAGGCGGGCGGACGTTGTGAAATCCGCCATCCGAAGCTGAAGTTTGATACGAGCGCCGGGCGTCAAGGACGGTGGGGCGTGCTCGACGATTCCTCCGTTGGGGATCCGGCCGGCAGTCGGGTGATTGACCGTCGTTGAGTTGCCGCCCCGGCCCGCTACGAACCCTCCGGTCACGACCGCCCCTTGCGCCACGGCATAGACTTCTCCGCTGGCCGCTTTGAGCGGAGTGAGGATCAG is a window from the uncultured Paludibaculum sp. genome containing:
- a CDS encoding flagellar basal body P-ring protein FlgI — encoded protein: MNALPLAVVFGALALAPVSQSATRIKELAAIEGVRDNQLLGYGLVVGLNGTGDKRQTFFSAQSLANVLDRMGVQVSASAIQVRNTAAVMLTANLPPYAQPGTRIDVQASAIGDATNLQGGTLILTPLKAASGEVYAVAQGAVVTGGFVAGRGGNSTTVNHPTAGRIPNGGIVEHAPPSLTPGARIKLQLRMADFTTSARLAAVVNKKFGDGTAQCESAGVVSVAIPPDWVRKPVEFVAEVEGLTLEADRPSRIIINERTGTITAGQDIRIRPATILHGNLSIAVQTNLDVSQPQPFSQGRTTVTPSIAVAAKEEPAKDIQLKNGATVNDLVRALTAVGSTPRDIIAILQNLKAAGALDAEIEVL